The Kitasatospora sp. NBC_00374 genome has a segment encoding these proteins:
- a CDS encoding IS5 family transposase codes for MDRRAYPSDLSDEQWALIEPMITAWKQDRVARSATGDPGSCDLREIVNAIFYQNRTGCQWRYLPHDLPSWSAVFYYFGLWRQDGLDQRIQELLRCQVRERARRLEDPSLVIIDTQSVRAAAGVPKTTTGLDANKKVSGRKRGLAVDVLGLIIGVVVLAASAHDNAAGTALLDQVAERCGMRLEKALVDQGFKDEVVIHGALLDIDVEVVRRNPADQGKGFVPQPKRWVVEQTNGTLMLHRRLAREYDHRPDNSASRVYWASTANMTRRLTTPAPAWRDTLGLAA; via the coding sequence ATGGACAGACGGGCGTATCCGAGCGACTTATCGGACGAGCAGTGGGCGTTGATCGAGCCGATGATCACGGCCTGGAAGCAGGACCGGGTGGCGCGGTCGGCTACCGGGGATCCGGGGTCCTGCGATCTGCGGGAGATCGTGAACGCGATCTTCTACCAGAACCGGACGGGCTGTCAGTGGCGCTACCTGCCCCATGACCTGCCGTCCTGGTCGGCGGTGTTCTACTACTTCGGCCTGTGGCGCCAGGACGGGCTCGACCAGCGGATCCAGGAACTCCTGCGCTGCCAGGTGAGGGAGCGAGCCCGCCGATTAGAGGACCCGTCCCTCGTGATCATCGACACCCAGTCCGTCCGGGCGGCCGCCGGCGTCCCGAAGACCACGACGGGGCTGGACGCGAACAAGAAGGTGTCGGGGCGCAAGCGGGGACTGGCCGTGGACGTCCTGGGGCTGATCATCGGCGTTGTCGTCCTGGCCGCCTCCGCCCACGACAACGCCGCCGGCACCGCCCTGCTCGACCAGGTCGCCGAGCGGTGCGGGATGCGTCTGGAGAAGGCTCTGGTGGACCAGGGCTTCAAGGACGAGGTCGTCATCCACGGCGCTTTGCTGGATATCGACGTCGAGGTCGTCCGCCGCAACCCGGCCGACCAGGGCAAGGGTTTCGTCCCGCAGCCGAAACGGTGGGTGGTGGAGCAGACGAACGGCACCTTGATGCTGCATCGGCGCCTCGCCCGCGAGTACGACCACCGGCCCGACAACTCCGCCTCACGCGTCTACTGGGCCTCCACCGCGAACATGACCCGCCGCCTCACCACACCGGCCCCGGCCTGGCGCGACACCCTCGGACTGGCGGCGTGA
- a CDS encoding VOC family protein — MNVVSSAVFLTVTDPAASSRFFTTHLGFREVVVDEDFVELCRDDAAVDLVLVRRDLEQHGLGQGPTDVIVSFAVTGIAAEYERLRNEGAGMAVTLQQEPWGELVVRLIDPNGVVVQLTEWVPPAGS; from the coding sequence ATGAACGTCGTGTCCTCCGCGGTGTTCCTGACGGTCACCGATCCCGCCGCCTCCAGCCGGTTCTTCACCACCCACCTGGGATTCCGTGAGGTCGTGGTCGACGAGGACTTCGTGGAGCTCTGCCGTGACGACGCGGCCGTCGACCTCGTCCTGGTGCGGCGCGACCTCGAACAGCACGGGTTAGGCCAAGGGCCGACCGACGTGATCGTGTCGTTCGCGGTCACCGGCATCGCGGCCGAGTACGAGCGGCTGCGGAACGAAGGGGCCGGCATGGCCGTGACCCTGCAGCAGGAGCCATGGGGCGAGCTGGTGGTGCGACTGATCGACCCCAACGGAGTGGTCGTCCAGCTCACCGAATGGGTGCCGCCGGCAGGAAGCTGA
- a CDS encoding BON domain-containing protein: MSRSDLLRVFLRRDRAIREEIRGDLLAGTMGISPDALDVRVNEGRVTLGGTAEYRNLLPVVERLCRGVDGVVAVTSRLDGLAADIRSAHTGS, translated from the coding sequence GTGAGCCGCAGTGATCTGCTGCGCGTCTTCCTGCGCCGCGACCGGGCGATCCGCGAGGAGATCCGGGGCGACCTTCTTGCCGGCACGATGGGCATCTCCCCGGACGCGCTCGACGTCCGGGTGAACGAGGGCCGGGTGACACTCGGCGGCACCGCCGAGTACCGGAACCTGCTGCCGGTCGTGGAGCGCCTGTGCCGTGGTGTGGACGGCGTGGTCGCGGTCACCAGCCGCCTGGACGGCCTGGCCGCCGATATCCGTTCCGCGCACACGGGCAGCTGA
- a CDS encoding universal stress protein: protein MNHAVVVGVDGSAQSAAAAACAAEEARRSGRVLRMVHVVEGEGGALAPAGQPEERLPEGVTGIRDRTAAVLPELETTCRRMTGRPAYVLAAAGEREGLLVLGSWGLGGVAGLLVGSVGLRTAAHARCPVVLVRDGADDAVSGRGEVVVGVRGERPCDAVLAFAFDQAARRGTVLRAVEARTSDSGPYVTRAPLDQQAIRARRAAWSAS from the coding sequence ATGAACCACGCCGTAGTGGTGGGAGTCGACGGATCGGCGCAGAGCGCGGCAGCCGCCGCCTGTGCGGCGGAGGAGGCCCGTCGAAGCGGACGGGTCCTGCGGATGGTCCATGTCGTGGAGGGGGAGGGCGGTGCCCTCGCCCCGGCGGGGCAGCCGGAGGAGCGGCTGCCGGAGGGGGTGACCGGGATCCGCGACCGGACAGCGGCCGTGCTGCCGGAGCTGGAGACCACCTGCCGGCGGATGACCGGCAGGCCGGCGTACGTGCTGGCCGCCGCGGGGGAGCGGGAGGGCCTGCTCGTCCTCGGCTCCTGGGGGCTCGGCGGCGTCGCCGGCCTGCTCGTCGGGTCGGTCGGGCTCCGCACGGCGGCCCACGCCCGGTGCCCCGTCGTCCTGGTCCGTGACGGCGCCGACGACGCTGTCAGCGGCCGAGGCGAGGTCGTGGTGGGTGTGCGGGGCGAGCGGCCCTGCGACGCGGTGCTCGCCTTCGCCTTCGACCAGGCGGCCCGGCGCGGCACCGTCCTGCGGGCGGTGGAGGCCCGGACGTCCGACTCCGGCCCGTACGTGACGCGGGCTCCGCTGGACCAGCAGGCCATCAGGGCGAGGCGGGCCGCCTGGTCGGCATCGTGA
- a CDS encoding GH1 family beta-glucosidase, giving the protein MPDRLDLPAGFRWGVSTAAYQIEGAVDEGGRGPSVWDVFAARPGAVRDAHTGRVACDHYHRYTEDIALMRGLGLDGYRFSIAWPRVQPTGAGPANPAGLDFYDRLVDAQLAAGITPLPTLFHWDLPQALEEEGGWLARDTAHRFADYTALVVDRLGDRVPAWITLNEPFVHMVYGYALGIHAPGRALMLDALPAAHHQLLGHGLAAAVLREHGREVMIANNLTPVWPASEADEDVAAAAAYDALHNRLFTDPLLLGSYPDLSAFGVGADLGGCVRPGDLELVAGPGLDGLGVNYYNPTRIGAPTDPGLPFAEAPIEGVPRTAFGWPVVPDGLRELLVGLRKSYGTALPPVTITENGCSVADELGPDGTVPDRPRIDYLAGHLDALAEAVAEGVDVRGYFTWSLLDNFEWAEGFTQRFGLVHVDFDTQRRTPKASYTWYRDLIVAHRTCRTR; this is encoded by the coding sequence ATGCCGGATCGTCTCGACCTACCAGCAGGGTTCCGCTGGGGAGTGTCCACCGCGGCCTACCAGATCGAGGGGGCAGTGGACGAGGGCGGCCGAGGGCCGTCCGTCTGGGACGTGTTCGCCGCCCGCCCCGGGGCCGTCCGCGACGCCCACACCGGCCGGGTCGCCTGCGACCACTACCACCGCTACACCGAGGACATCGCGCTCATGCGCGGCCTCGGCCTGGACGGCTACCGGTTCTCGATCGCCTGGCCGCGGGTGCAGCCCACCGGCGCCGGCCCGGCCAACCCGGCCGGGCTGGACTTCTACGACCGCCTGGTGGACGCCCAACTCGCCGCCGGGATCACCCCGTTGCCGACACTCTTCCACTGGGACCTGCCACAGGCCCTGGAGGAGGAGGGAGGCTGGCTCGCCCGCGACACCGCGCACCGCTTCGCCGACTACACCGCGCTCGTGGTGGACCGGCTCGGGGACCGAGTACCGGCCTGGATCACGCTCAACGAGCCCTTCGTCCACATGGTCTACGGCTACGCGCTAGGCATCCACGCCCCCGGCCGCGCGCTGATGCTCGACGCCCTCCCCGCCGCCCACCACCAGCTGCTCGGGCACGGCCTCGCGGCCGCGGTCCTGCGCGAGCACGGCCGCGAGGTGATGATCGCCAACAACCTCACCCCCGTGTGGCCCGCGAGCGAGGCGGACGAGGACGTGGCGGCCGCCGCCGCGTACGACGCCCTGCACAACCGGCTGTTCACCGACCCGCTGCTGCTCGGGAGCTACCCGGACCTGTCGGCCTTCGGCGTCGGCGCCGACCTCGGTGGGTGCGTACGTCCCGGAGACCTGGAGCTCGTCGCCGGCCCGGGACTGGACGGGCTCGGCGTCAACTACTACAACCCGACCCGGATCGGCGCCCCTACCGATCCCGGCCTCCCCTTCGCCGAAGCCCCGATCGAGGGCGTACCGCGAACCGCCTTCGGCTGGCCCGTCGTCCCCGACGGCCTGCGCGAACTCCTGGTCGGGCTGCGGAAGTCCTACGGCACCGCCCTGCCTCCCGTGACCATCACCGAGAACGGCTGCTCCGTCGCCGACGAGCTCGGCCCCGACGGCACCGTCCCCGATCGGCCGCGCATCGACTACCTCGCCGGCCACCTCGACGCCCTCGCCGAGGCGGTCGCCGAAGGAGTGGACGTCCGGGGCTACTTCACCTGGTCGCTCCTCGACAACTTCGAGTGGGCCGAAGGGTTCACCCAGCGCTTCGGTCTGGTGCACGTCGACTTCGACACGCAGCGCCGTACCCCGAAGGCCTCCTACACCTGGTACCGCGACCTGATCGTCGCTCACCGCACCTGTCGTACAAGGTAG
- a CDS encoding universal stress protein — MPPQAEADQFRVIEAELLTEALTGWREKYPDVVVVEDCRVGTGSSALVDLSADAALVVVGRRRRPNRSGMRIGPVAHAVLHHAKAPVAVVPHD, encoded by the coding sequence GTGCCCCCGCAGGCCGAGGCGGACCAGTTCCGCGTGATCGAGGCCGAACTGCTCACGGAGGCCCTGACCGGCTGGCGCGAGAAGTACCCGGACGTCGTCGTGGTCGAGGACTGCCGCGTCGGCACCGGCTCGTCGGCCCTGGTGGACCTGTCCGCCGACGCCGCCCTCGTGGTGGTCGGACGGCGCCGCCGCCCGAACCGCTCGGGGATGCGGATCGGGCCGGTCGCACACGCCGTCCTCCACCACGCGAAGGCACCGGTCGCCGTCGTCCCGCACGACTGA
- a CDS encoding GNAT family N-acetyltransferase, with product MVDWEIRPASVADVEAVAELRATVLRADLERLGRYDEQRVRQRLRDGFDPAHTWVIEVGGAFAGCVSLRPAEDAHWLEHFYLATHLQGSGIGAAVLRGLLERCDRAGTPVRLNVLQGSPARRLYERHGFTLETEDPVDVFMVREPAPAGQ from the coding sequence ATGGTGGACTGGGAGATCCGGCCCGCTTCGGTGGCGGACGTCGAGGCGGTGGCCGAGTTGCGCGCCACGGTGCTGCGGGCAGATCTGGAGCGGCTCGGGCGATATGACGAACAGCGGGTGCGGCAGCGCCTGCGGGACGGGTTCGACCCGGCGCACACCTGGGTGATCGAGGTGGGCGGCGCGTTCGCCGGCTGCGTGTCGCTGCGACCCGCCGAGGACGCCCACTGGCTGGAGCACTTCTACCTGGCCACGCACCTGCAGGGCAGCGGCATCGGCGCGGCCGTGCTGCGCGGGCTGCTGGAGCGGTGCGACCGCGCCGGCACCCCGGTCCGGCTGAACGTGCTGCAGGGCAGTCCGGCCCGACGGCTGTACGAGCGGCACGGATTCACACTCGAGACCGAGGACCCGGTGGACGTGTTCATGGTGCGCGAGCCGGCCCCGGCCGGGCAGTGA
- a CDS encoding LysR family transcriptional regulator, whose translation MELRDIEIFLTLAEELHFGRTAERLHVSGARVSQAIKKQERSIGAELFARDSRNVRLTPLGEQLRDDLRVVHQGLTQSLERARLAARGKTGTLRVSLFPANIQELRRYFDTFRARHPQWELRLRMSAYADPFAQLRNGEADILVTWPAVYEPDLTVGPTLFSEPRALAVDHEHPLARWSSVTLEEMSDFQHVSVNPSPDYWMDHYVPQHTPQGRFIDRGAVVNNIEEIFMTVGMRDAVALFPVHVARYYPRPDIVYLPVKGLELLAYSLVWRTESENEMIRSFARVVRDLGPLPD comes from the coding sequence GTGGAGCTGCGTGACATCGAGATCTTTTTGACCCTGGCCGAGGAACTGCACTTCGGCCGGACTGCGGAGCGTCTGCACGTCTCCGGGGCACGGGTCAGCCAGGCGATCAAGAAGCAGGAGCGCTCCATCGGTGCGGAGCTGTTCGCCCGGGACAGCCGCAACGTCCGGCTGACGCCGCTCGGTGAGCAACTGCGGGATGATCTGCGGGTGGTGCACCAGGGGCTGACGCAGAGTCTGGAGCGGGCTCGGCTGGCCGCCCGGGGCAAGACGGGCACGCTCCGGGTGAGCCTGTTCCCCGCCAACATCCAGGAGCTGCGCCGGTACTTCGACACCTTTCGCGCCCGCCACCCGCAGTGGGAGTTGCGGCTGCGAATGTCGGCCTACGCCGACCCCTTCGCCCAACTGCGCAACGGGGAGGCCGACATCCTGGTCACCTGGCCCGCCGTCTACGAGCCCGACCTGACCGTGGGTCCCACACTCTTCTCCGAGCCGAGAGCTCTGGCTGTGGACCACGAGCATCCGCTCGCGCGGTGGTCCTCGGTGACCCTGGAGGAGATGAGCGACTTCCAGCACGTGAGCGTCAACCCGTCGCCCGACTACTGGATGGACCACTACGTTCCGCAGCACACGCCCCAAGGCCGGTTCATCGACCGGGGCGCCGTCGTGAACAACATCGAGGAGATCTTCATGACGGTGGGCATGCGGGATGCGGTCGCCCTCTTCCCGGTGCATGTGGCCCGCTACTACCCGCGCCCGGACATCGTCTACCTGCCGGTCAAGGGGCTGGAGCTGCTGGCGTACTCGCTGGTGTGGCGGACCGAGTCGGAGAACGAGATGATCCGCTCCTTCGCCCGCGTCGTACGCGACCTGGGGCCGCTGCCCGACTGA
- a CDS encoding GNAT family N-acetyltransferase, with amino-acid sequence MSIRITALTDPDGGPSSHRLAWLASDTDGIPVGSAFLRLFTRTGQEHLAELDLHVHPAERRNRTGSRLLDAAIAAARQDGRRCVITQAEAGSPGDRFLPAQGFRRVLTLTFTRLPLAEADITALTEITEQSHPGYRLASWEGTVPDDLAETFVASRHAMDDMPMGGTDFGTVIWDLDRVRAAAAAVEERGDLLHTVVAIDESDDSIAGFTELVVPGDGKGDGQHYGTGVLPEHRGHGLGRWMKAASIREAHLRHPDLRGLLTDTADSNPYMRHINDALGYAPTHMTFEYQLDL; translated from the coding sequence TTGTCCATTCGCATCACCGCGCTGACCGACCCCGATGGCGGCCCGTCCAGCCACCGCCTGGCTTGGCTGGCATCCGACACCGACGGAATCCCCGTCGGGTCGGCGTTCCTGCGCCTTTTCACCAGGACCGGGCAGGAGCACCTCGCCGAACTGGACCTCCATGTCCATCCGGCCGAGCGGCGCAACCGCACCGGCTCCAGGCTCCTGGACGCAGCCATCGCCGCCGCACGCCAGGACGGCCGGCGCTGTGTCATCACCCAGGCCGAGGCCGGCTCTCCCGGCGACCGGTTCCTGCCGGCCCAGGGCTTCCGCAGGGTCCTGACCCTGACCTTCACCCGGCTGCCGCTGGCCGAGGCGGACATCACCGCTCTCACCGAGATCACCGAACAGTCACATCCCGGCTATCGGCTGGCGTCATGGGAGGGCACGGTCCCTGACGACCTCGCCGAGACGTTCGTCGCGTCGCGCCACGCCATGGACGACATGCCGATGGGCGGCACCGACTTCGGCACGGTGATCTGGGACCTGGACCGGGTCCGGGCCGCAGCGGCGGCTGTCGAAGAGCGTGGCGACCTGCTGCACACCGTTGTTGCCATCGACGAGTCGGACGACTCGATCGCCGGGTTCACCGAACTGGTCGTCCCCGGCGACGGCAAGGGTGACGGCCAGCACTACGGCACCGGCGTCCTCCCCGAGCATCGCGGGCACGGCCTCGGCCGCTGGATGAAGGCCGCGTCGATCCGAGAGGCCCACCTGCGACACCCGGACCTCCGCGGCCTGCTCACCGACACCGCCGACAGCAATCCGTACATGCGCCACATCAACGACGCGCTCGGCTATGCGCCGACGCACATGACATTCGAGTACCAACTCGATCTCTAG
- a CDS encoding FAD-dependent oxidoreductase: MDADVIIVGAGPTGLMLATELRLAGVRPLVLERQPQPRDTPKANGIGGQILQLLHYRGLLERFQAASTNPHPAPIFPFGGLHLNFTHLTDAPLHALQLPQARLERLLTERATELGAGIRRGCEVVGLSQDDDTVTAEVRGPDGTHQVTARYVVGCDGAHSRVRDLAGIGFPGTTHPDVNRLGQVTMHQSLTRLDNGDLEVPGLGAIAAGYTRTDRGVFAFGWLTDDVMLVSTVEDEPEVSDDGTPMTLAELQDSIRHVLGAHVPLGEPLRLSRFIFQARQAERYRAGRILLAGDAAHLFPATGAALNAGLLDTVNLAWKLAAAIHGQAPDGLLDTYHDERHFAGARTLLQTRAQAALRRGQDTAAEALRDVFRELLLDEPALRRMGALVAGADIRYPMPGSDRDALTGTFVPDLTLHTDQGTTSIAELMHAARPVLLDLADRPELREIAREWEHLVDIRMAKTDGPPADALLIRPDAHVAWAAKRAEPADTAAPALREALCHWFGTGPRQDRS, encoded by the coding sequence ATGGACGCCGATGTGATCATCGTGGGCGCCGGTCCGACCGGTCTGATGCTGGCCACCGAGCTGCGCCTGGCCGGAGTACGGCCGCTGGTACTGGAACGGCAGCCGCAGCCCCGGGACACGCCGAAGGCCAACGGCATAGGCGGGCAGATCCTGCAACTGCTGCACTACCGAGGCCTGCTGGAGCGATTCCAAGCAGCCAGCACCAACCCCCACCCGGCCCCGATCTTCCCGTTCGGCGGCTTGCACCTGAACTTCACCCACCTCACGGATGCCCCACTCCACGCGCTGCAACTGCCTCAGGCGCGACTGGAGCGTCTGCTGACCGAGCGGGCCACCGAGCTCGGCGCCGGCATCCGCCGCGGCTGCGAGGTGGTGGGCCTCAGTCAGGACGACGACACCGTGACCGCGGAGGTCCGCGGCCCCGACGGGACGCACCAGGTGACCGCCCGCTACGTCGTGGGCTGCGACGGCGCGCACAGCCGGGTCCGTGACCTGGCCGGCATCGGATTCCCCGGCACCACCCACCCGGATGTGAACCGGCTGGGACAGGTCACAATGCACCAGTCGCTGACCCGGCTCGACAACGGCGACCTGGAGGTCCCGGGGCTGGGAGCGATCGCTGCCGGTTACACGCGAACGGACCGCGGTGTGTTCGCCTTCGGATGGCTGACCGACGACGTCATGCTCGTCTCCACGGTCGAGGACGAGCCCGAAGTATCCGACGACGGCACGCCGATGACCCTTGCCGAACTGCAGGACAGCATCCGCCACGTGCTCGGAGCGCACGTGCCCTTGGGCGAGCCGCTTCGGCTGTCACGCTTCATCTTCCAGGCCCGGCAGGCAGAGCGGTACCGCGCCGGACGGATCCTGCTGGCCGGGGACGCCGCTCATCTCTTCCCCGCCACGGGCGCGGCGCTGAACGCCGGCCTGCTCGACACGGTCAATCTCGCCTGGAAGCTGGCCGCCGCCATCCACGGACAGGCGCCGGACGGTCTACTGGACACCTACCACGACGAACGCCACTTCGCCGGCGCACGCACCCTGCTGCAGACCCGCGCCCAGGCGGCACTGCGGCGCGGGCAGGACACTGCCGCCGAAGCGCTGCGGGACGTCTTCCGGGAACTTCTCCTCGACGAGCCGGCGCTGCGCCGGATGGGAGCCCTGGTGGCCGGCGCCGACATCCGCTACCCGATGCCCGGCTCCGACCGGGACGCGTTGACCGGCACATTCGTACCCGACCTCACGCTCCACACCGACCAGGGCACCACCAGCATCGCGGAACTCATGCACGCCGCACGGCCCGTCCTGCTCGATCTGGCCGACCGTCCGGAACTCCGCGAGATCGCCCGGGAGTGGGAGCACCTCGTCGACATCCGCATGGCCAAGACCGATGGCCCGCCTGCCGACGCCCTGCTGATCCGCCCGGACGCCCACGTCGCCTGGGCCGCCAAGCGTGCCGAACCCGCCGACACCGCCGCGCCCGCGCTGCGAGAAGCGCTCTGCCACTGGTTCGGCACAGGACCACGGCAGGACCGGTCCTAG
- a CDS encoding DPP IV N-terminal domain-containing protein codes for MSTTQNYQAAEQLLRRPARPGELVVSDRVRPQWIDAGTRFWYAVSNGVGRRFVLVDPAAGTREPVFDHTLLAVALAAASGQEVDPEALPFVAVELVGDAVEFVAFDAYWRCRLDDYTCEHAEFTPPGNPLDVPSPDRKVAVSQRGHDLWAVSASDGREWALTTDGEASYAYGTSPECLGNGTLLRKFGVPYLPPAVAWSPDSTKVLTHRTNERGVRQTHLLEARPADGGAPLLHTQRYAYAGDEHLPTAELVVLDVAEGTVIRSQAEPLLTPMLSPVMGKWAWWAADGSAVYYLAQPRDRHTLSLHRLDPATGEVTVVLSETGETRVEPNQWSYEPPIVRVLADEVLWYSQRDGWGHLYRYDLRTGALLGQVTSGQWAVRKILHVDEAERVVYFTASGLVAEDPYRRTVCRVGLDGSGFAKVTDDDLDHVVTLPDTMEYFIDSASTVDTPPVTRVRDWAGRVLVELERADISKLTATGWTPPERFRVKAADGVTDIYGVLYHPRGFDPVRRYPVVDNIYPGPQTNRVDPGFDPGGMGLDAEPIAALGFVVVALDGRGTPGRSKAFHDASYGHLADAGCLADHVAALRQLAETRPWMDLDRVGAFGHSGGGFATVRAMLDFPEVYKAGVALSGSHEARSFSLDFVETYDGADNPKAWARASNVDLADRLAGKLLLVHGEMDDRVHPDHTLRLADRLIAADKDFELLIVPGAEHTFIDCLAYVRKHGWDFLVRELMGTQPPAYRPAPITIDPALLGELFA; via the coding sequence ATGAGCACCACCCAGAACTACCAGGCCGCGGAGCAACTCCTGCGCCGACCCGCCCGCCCGGGCGAGCTCGTCGTCAGCGACAGGGTCAGACCGCAGTGGATCGACGCAGGCACCCGCTTCTGGTACGCGGTGAGCAATGGCGTCGGCAGGCGGTTCGTGCTGGTGGACCCGGCGGCGGGCACCCGCGAGCCGGTCTTCGACCACACCCTGCTCGCCGTCGCGCTGGCCGCCGCCTCCGGGCAGGAGGTCGACCCCGAGGCCCTTCCGTTCGTGGCCGTCGAACTGGTCGGGGACGCCGTGGAGTTCGTCGCGTTCGACGCGTACTGGCGCTGCCGCCTGGACGACTACACCTGCGAGCACGCCGAGTTCACGCCGCCGGGCAACCCGCTGGACGTACCGTCGCCCGACAGGAAGGTCGCGGTGTCCCAGCGGGGGCACGACCTGTGGGCGGTCTCGGCGTCCGACGGCCGCGAGTGGGCGCTGACCACCGACGGCGAGGCCTCCTACGCGTACGGCACCAGCCCGGAGTGCCTCGGCAACGGCACCCTGCTGCGCAAGTTCGGCGTGCCGTACCTGCCGCCGGCGGTGGCCTGGTCCCCCGACTCGACGAAGGTGCTGACGCACCGGACCAATGAGCGCGGTGTCCGGCAGACCCACCTGCTGGAGGCCAGGCCCGCCGACGGCGGCGCGCCCCTCCTGCACACCCAGCGGTACGCCTACGCCGGGGACGAGCACCTGCCGACGGCCGAGCTGGTCGTGCTGGACGTCGCCGAGGGCACGGTGATCCGCTCGCAGGCCGAGCCGCTGCTCACGCCGATGCTGTCGCCGGTCATGGGCAAGTGGGCGTGGTGGGCCGCGGACGGCTCGGCGGTGTACTACCTCGCCCAGCCCCGCGACCGACACACGCTCTCGCTGCACCGCCTCGACCCGGCCACCGGCGAGGTCACCGTCGTGCTCAGCGAGACCGGGGAAACCCGTGTCGAGCCCAACCAGTGGAGCTACGAGCCGCCGATCGTGCGGGTGCTGGCCGACGAGGTCCTGTGGTACTCGCAGCGGGACGGCTGGGGCCACCTGTACCGGTACGACCTGCGCACCGGCGCACTGCTCGGGCAGGTCACCTCCGGGCAGTGGGCGGTACGGAAGATTCTGCACGTCGACGAGGCCGAGCGGGTGGTGTACTTCACCGCCTCCGGGCTGGTCGCAGAGGACCCGTACCGACGCACGGTGTGCCGGGTCGGCCTGGACGGCTCCGGCTTCGCCAAGGTCACCGACGACGATCTGGACCACGTCGTCACCCTGCCGGACACCATGGAGTACTTCATCGACTCCGCGTCCACCGTCGACACCCCGCCGGTGACCCGCGTCCGTGACTGGGCCGGGCGGGTGCTGGTCGAGCTGGAGCGCGCCGACATCAGCAAGCTCACCGCCACCGGCTGGACGCCGCCGGAACGCTTCCGCGTCAAGGCGGCCGACGGGGTGACGGACATCTACGGGGTGCTGTACCACCCGCGCGGGTTCGACCCCGTCCGGCGCTACCCGGTGGTGGACAACATCTACCCCGGCCCACAGACCAACCGGGTCGACCCGGGCTTCGACCCCGGCGGCATGGGCCTCGACGCGGAACCCATAGCGGCGCTCGGCTTCGTGGTCGTGGCACTGGACGGGCGAGGCACCCCGGGCCGGAGCAAGGCCTTCCACGACGCCTCCTACGGCCACCTGGCCGACGCGGGCTGCCTGGCCGACCACGTCGCCGCGCTGCGCCAGCTGGCCGAGACCCGGCCGTGGATGGACCTGGACCGGGTGGGCGCGTTCGGCCACTCCGGCGGCGGGTTCGCCACCGTGCGGGCGATGCTCGACTTCCCCGAGGTGTACAAGGCCGGCGTGGCCCTCTCCGGCTCGCACGAGGCCCGTTCCTTCAGCCTGGACTTCGTGGAGACCTACGACGGCGCGGACAACCCGAAGGCCTGGGCCCGGGCCTCCAACGTGGACCTCGCGGACCGGCTGGCGGGCAAGCTGCTGCTCGTCCACGGCGAGATGGACGACCGGGTCCACCCGGACCACACCCTGCGGCTGGCCGACCGGCTCATCGCCGCCGACAAGGACTTCGAGCTGCTCATCGTGCCGGGCGCCGAGCACACGTTCATCGACTGCCTGGCCTACGTCCGCAAGCACGGCTGGGACTTCCTGGTGCGCGAGCTGATGGGCACGCAGCCACCCGCCTACCGCCCGGCCCCCATCACCATCGATCCCGCGCTGCTCGGCGAACTCTTCGCCTGA